Proteins encoded together in one Dechloromonas sp. HYN0024 window:
- the ispG gene encoding flavodoxin-dependent (E)-4-hydroxy-3-methylbut-2-enyl-diphosphate synthase — MSAVAKRLTRSCLVGHVTLGGNAPPVVQSMTNTDTADYLATAVQTAELARAGSELVRITVNSPEAAAAVPKIREHLDRMNCNVPLIGDFHYNGHRLLTEHPACAEALAKYRINPGNVGFGKKKDEQFAQMVELACKYDKPVRIGVNWGSLDQDLLARIMDENSRRPQPLDATEIMRHAMVTSALESAAKAEEVGLAGEKIILSCKVSSVQDLIAIYRELSKRADYALHLGLTEAGMGSKGIVASTAALSVLLQEGIGDTIRISLTPEPGGSRSQEVIVAQEILQTMGLRAFTPMVAACPGCGRTTSTFFQELAGQVQDFVRAKMPEWKLKYDGAENMTLAVMGCIVNGPGESKHANIGISLPGTGEAPSAPVYEDGQKTVTLKGDNIASEFKQIIERYVERTYTKKLKS, encoded by the coding sequence GTGAGCGCCGTTGCCAAACGCCTGACCCGGTCCTGTCTCGTCGGCCACGTGACGCTGGGCGGCAATGCGCCGCCGGTCGTCCAGTCGATGACCAATACCGATACGGCCGACTACCTCGCGACGGCCGTGCAAACGGCTGAGCTGGCCCGGGCTGGCTCCGAGTTGGTTCGCATTACCGTGAACTCGCCGGAAGCCGCGGCGGCGGTGCCGAAAATCCGCGAACATCTCGACCGGATGAACTGCAATGTGCCGCTCATCGGCGATTTTCATTACAACGGCCATCGCCTGCTCACCGAGCATCCGGCCTGTGCCGAGGCGTTGGCCAAGTATCGGATCAATCCGGGCAACGTCGGCTTCGGCAAGAAGAAGGACGAGCAGTTTGCCCAGATGGTCGAGCTTGCCTGCAAATATGACAAGCCGGTCCGTATCGGCGTCAATTGGGGCAGTCTTGATCAGGACTTGCTGGCCCGCATCATGGACGAAAACTCACGTCGTCCGCAGCCACTTGATGCCACCGAGATCATGCGTCATGCGATGGTTACCTCGGCGCTTGAATCGGCGGCCAAAGCCGAAGAGGTCGGTCTGGCCGGGGAGAAGATCATTCTTTCCTGCAAGGTCTCCAGTGTTCAGGATCTGATTGCCATTTATCGTGAGTTGTCGAAGCGTGCCGATTACGCCCTGCACCTCGGGCTGACCGAGGCCGGTATGGGCTCCAAGGGCATCGTCGCGTCGACGGCTGCGCTCTCCGTGCTGCTTCAGGAAGGCATTGGCGACACCATCCGCATTTCGCTGACCCCAGAGCCCGGTGGGTCGCGCAGCCAGGAAGTCATTGTTGCCCAGGAAATCCTGCAGACCATGGGTCTGCGCGCCTTTACGCCGATGGTTGCGGCTTGTCCTGGCTGCGGCCGGACGACCAGCACCTTCTTCCAGGAGCTGGCTGGTCAGGTGCAGGATTTCGTCCGTGCCAAGATGCCGGAGTGGAAGCTGAAATACGACGGGGCCGAGAACATGACGCTGGCCGTTATGGGCTGTATCGTCAACGGGCCGGGTGAGTCGAAGCATGCCAACATCGGCATTTCCCTGCCGGGGACGGGCGAGGCCCCATCGGCACCGGTATACGAAGATGGCCAGAAGACGGTCACCCTCAAGGGTGACAACATCGCCAGCGAATTCAAACAAATAATCGAGCGCTATGTCGAGCGCACCTACACCAAGAAACTGAAGTCATGA
- the hisS gene encoding histidine--tRNA ligase: protein MSQTLQAVRGMNDILPDEAAFWELFEDTIRSWLKGYGYRPIRMPIVEPTPLFKRAIGEVTDIVEKEMYSFIDGLNGEALTLRPEGTAGCVRAVIEHNLAARQTQRLYYIGQMFRHERPQKGRYRQFHQVGVESFGMAGPDIDAEMILMGARLWNDLGLDGIELQLNSLGQPAERAQHRAALITYFEENAELLDEEAKRRLHTNPLRILDTKNPAMQDLCAAAPKLIDYLGAESLAHFEGVQRVLRDAGIPFKINPRLVRGLDYYNLTVFEWVTDKLGAQGTVCAGGRYDGLVEQLGGKPTPACGFAMGIERLIALIKDSGGEPAAPTPDVYLVHQGDEAARLAFRVAEGLRDQGIDVLQHCGGGSFKSQMKKADGSGALFAVIIGDDEAATGEAQLKSLRQSGMEQRKLKVDELAEAIIGQIIDSDEEE, encoded by the coding sequence ATGAGTCAAACCTTGCAAGCCGTGCGCGGGATGAACGATATCCTGCCCGACGAAGCCGCTTTCTGGGAACTGTTCGAGGACACCATCCGGTCGTGGCTCAAGGGCTACGGCTATCGTCCGATCCGCATGCCCATCGTCGAGCCGACGCCGCTTTTCAAGCGGGCCATCGGCGAAGTTACGGACATCGTCGAGAAGGAAATGTATTCCTTCATCGACGGTCTCAATGGCGAAGCCCTGACCCTGCGCCCGGAAGGCACTGCCGGTTGTGTGCGCGCCGTCATCGAGCACAATCTGGCCGCGCGTCAGACACAGCGTCTCTATTACATCGGCCAGATGTTCCGCCACGAACGCCCGCAAAAGGGGCGCTATCGCCAGTTCCATCAGGTTGGTGTCGAATCCTTCGGCATGGCCGGCCCTGATATCGACGCCGAAATGATCCTCATGGGTGCCCGCCTGTGGAACGATCTCGGTCTCGACGGCATTGAGCTGCAACTCAACAGTCTTGGCCAGCCGGCCGAACGTGCCCAGCACCGCGCCGCGCTGATTACCTATTTCGAAGAAAATGCCGAGCTGCTCGACGAGGAGGCCAAGCGTCGTCTGCATACCAATCCGCTGCGCATTCTCGATACCAAGAATCCGGCCATGCAGGATCTGTGCGCTGCCGCGCCCAAGCTGATCGACTACCTCGGGGCCGAATCTCTTGCCCATTTCGAAGGCGTCCAGCGCGTTCTGCGGGATGCCGGCATCCCCTTCAAGATCAATCCGCGTCTGGTGCGTGGCCTCGATTACTACAACCTGACCGTTTTCGAGTGGGTCACCGACAAGCTGGGCGCTCAGGGCACGGTCTGTGCAGGTGGCCGCTACGACGGGTTGGTCGAGCAACTCGGCGGCAAGCCGACGCCGGCCTGTGGCTTTGCCATGGGTATCGAGCGCCTGATTGCGCTGATCAAGGATTCCGGTGGCGAGCCGGCGGCGCCGACGCCGGATGTCTATCTCGTGCATCAGGGCGATGAAGCCGCCCGCCTGGCTTTCCGCGTGGCCGAAGGCCTGCGCGATCAGGGTATCGACGTGCTGCAGCACTGCGGCGGTGGTAGTTTCAAGTCGCAGATGAAAAAGGCCGACGGTAGCGGCGCGCTTTTCGCGGTGATCATCGGTGATGATGAAGCGGCAACCGGCGAAGCTCAGTTGAAGTCGCTGCGCCAGTCAGGTATGGAACAACGTAAACTGAAAGTCGATGAACTGGCAGAAGCCATCATCGGCCAAATTATTGATTCGGATGAAGAGGAATAA
- the hfq gene encoding RNA chaperone Hfq translates to MSNKGQLLQDPFLNALRREHVPVSIYLVNGIKLQGQVESFDQYVVLLKNTVTQMVYKHAISTVVPARPVNLQQEQAPE, encoded by the coding sequence ATGAGTAACAAAGGGCAACTTTTACAAGACCCCTTCCTCAACGCTCTTCGTCGTGAGCATGTTCCCGTTTCTATTTACCTGGTGAACGGGATCAAATTGCAGGGCCAGGTTGAATCGTTCGATCAGTACGTCGTACTGCTCAAGAACACGGTGACGCAGATGGTGTACAAGCATGCCATCTCGACGGTGGTGCCGGCCCGTCCGGTTAACCTCCAGCAGGAACAGGCTCCGGAATAA
- the hflK gene encoding FtsH protease activity modulator HflK, translating to MSLNDPQWGNRGGNDDDKSGGNGPRRPNDGPPDLEELWRDFNRKLSGMFGKKGGGGGSGGGDGPRMPNIDFNPKFVGGGVGLIAGLVAVVWLASGFYIVDASQRGLVLQFGSFKEATDPGLRWRLPYPIQSHELVNLTGVRTIEIGYRGSERNKVLKEALMLTDDENIVNIQFAVQYVLKDPVEYLFNNRSTDEAVMGAAESAVREIVGKSKMDYVLYEGREQIATQAAKLMQDILDRYQSGILISKVTMQNAQPPEQVQAAFDDAVKAGQDRERQKNEGQAFANDVIPKAKGTAARLLQEADGYKQRVIQSAEGDASRFKQVLTEYAKAPEVTRQRMYLETMQQIYANTSKVLVDAKGQGNLLYLPLDKLMQATAAATAAQAAPEASVAPSTAKAAPLSTDAPPQLEAAPKVGGGSNSSSSRDGSLRSRDREGR from the coding sequence ATGTCGCTCAATGACCCGCAGTGGGGTAATCGCGGCGGCAATGACGATGACAAATCCGGTGGCAACGGCCCGCGCCGACCCAATGATGGCCCGCCCGACCTCGAAGAGTTGTGGCGCGACTTCAATCGCAAGCTTTCCGGCATGTTCGGCAAGAAGGGCGGTGGTGGCGGCAGTGGCGGCGGCGATGGTCCGCGCATGCCGAATATCGATTTCAATCCCAAATTTGTCGGCGGCGGCGTCGGCCTGATTGCCGGTCTGGTCGCCGTCGTCTGGCTGGCTTCTGGTTTCTACATCGTCGACGCCTCGCAGCGCGGCCTGGTACTCCAGTTCGGCAGCTTCAAGGAAGCTACTGACCCCGGCCTGCGCTGGCGCCTGCCCTATCCGATCCAGTCGCACGAGCTGGTCAACCTGACCGGCGTGCGCACCATCGAAATCGGCTATCGCGGCAGTGAGCGCAACAAGGTGCTCAAGGAAGCCCTGATGCTGACCGATGACGAAAACATCGTGAACATACAGTTCGCTGTTCAATATGTCCTCAAGGATCCGGTCGAGTATCTGTTCAATAACCGGTCGACCGATGAAGCCGTGATGGGTGCAGCCGAGTCGGCTGTAAGAGAAATCGTCGGCAAGAGCAAGATGGACTACGTGCTCTACGAAGGTCGCGAGCAGATTGCCACCCAGGCCGCCAAGCTCATGCAGGATATTCTGGATCGTTACCAGAGCGGTATCCTGATTTCCAAGGTAACCATGCAGAATGCCCAGCCACCGGAGCAGGTTCAGGCGGCTTTTGACGATGCGGTCAAGGCCGGTCAGGATCGCGAGCGGCAGAAAAACGAAGGTCAGGCCTTCGCCAACGACGTGATTCCCAAGGCCAAGGGTACGGCCGCCCGTCTGTTGCAGGAAGCCGATGGTTACAAGCAGCGCGTCATTCAGTCAGCCGAGGGCGATGCCTCGCGCTTCAAGCAGGTGCTGACCGAGTATGCCAAGGCACCGGAAGTGACGCGTCAGCGCATGTATCTGGAAACCATGCAGCAGATTTATGCCAACACCAGCAAGGTTCTGGTCGATGCCAAGGGTCAGGGCAATCTGCTCTACCTGCCGCTCGACAAGCTGATGCAGGCGACTGCTGCGGCGACTGCCGCGCAGGCGGCACCGGAAGCCTCGGTTGCTCCGTCGACCGCCAAGGCGGCTCCGCTATCGACCGATGCGCCGCCACAGCTTGAGGCGGCACCAAAGGTGGGTGGCGGTTCGAATTCTTCAAGTTCGCGCGATGGTTCGCTGCGTTCGCGTGATCGGGAGGGACGGTAA
- a CDS encoding tetratricopeptide repeat protein yields the protein MAHYDLEEQEQIDSIKTWWKMYGNLVTSVVVAASLGIIGWQGWNWYQRGQSAQAAAIYGVLEQATATGDAQKVKAAAGELAEKFGGTSYASLGAMLAGKQSFEAGDLKTAKTQFGWVAENGRDEIRDLARLRLAAVQIDEQAYDEALKQLETAHAPAFDPRFQELKGDVLSAQGKKPEARAAYKAALDKMTGKQGAGRELLQQKLDNLGEAV from the coding sequence ATGGCGCATTACGACCTCGAAGAACAGGAACAGATCGACTCCATCAAAACCTGGTGGAAGATGTATGGCAACCTCGTGACCAGCGTGGTCGTTGCCGCATCACTGGGCATCATCGGCTGGCAGGGCTGGAACTGGTATCAGCGCGGCCAGTCGGCGCAGGCTGCCGCCATTTATGGCGTGCTTGAGCAGGCGACGGCGACCGGCGACGCACAGAAGGTCAAGGCGGCAGCCGGCGAACTGGCCGAGAAATTCGGTGGCACCAGCTACGCGTCTCTGGGCGCCATGCTGGCTGGCAAGCAGTCCTTCGAAGCCGGTGACCTGAAGACGGCGAAGACCCAGTTTGGATGGGTGGCTGAAAATGGCAGGGATGAGATCCGTGATCTTGCCCGTCTGCGTCTGGCCGCCGTGCAAATTGACGAACAGGCCTACGATGAAGCCCTCAAGCAGCTCGAAACGGCCCATGCACCGGCCTTCGACCCGCGCTTTCAGGAATTGAAGGGCGATGTATTGTCGGCTCAGGGCAAGAAGCCCGAAGCACGCGCTGCCTACAAGGCCGCTCTGGATAAAATGACCGGCAAGCAGGGCGCCGGCCGTGAATTGCTGCAGCAGAAACTCGATAACCTCGGTGAGGCCGTCTGA
- the der gene encoding ribosome biogenesis GTPase Der gives MKPTLVLVGRPNVGKSTLFNRLTKSRDAIVADLPGLTRDRHYGHGKLGKKPHLVVDTGGFEPLVKEGILHEMARQTEQAIAEADAIIFVVDGRSGLTPHDKEIANKLRRVDCPVIVAVNKAEGMNAGMVEAEFHELGLGEPNAISSAHGEGVRGLVELALESFPEPEDDEWHSDAVRVAIVGRPNVGKSTLVNTLLGEERVIAFDAPGTTRDSIEIDFERGGRKYVLVDTAGMRKRGKIFESIEKFSVVKTLQAIEGANVVILMVDAQADVSDQDAHIADFIVQSGRALVVAVNKWDGLDAYTREQTRQILQRKLQFLNFAKFHFVSAKDNIGLEAMFRSVDTAYAAAMAKMTTPRLTRVLIDAVAKQAPAKHGLFRPKPRYAHQGGSNPPIIVIHGNAVDKITDSYRRFLEHTFREAFKLQGTPLRIQCVSAKNPFADKDSK, from the coding sequence ATGAAACCTACGCTCGTTCTGGTTGGCCGACCCAATGTCGGCAAATCCACGCTCTTCAATCGTCTGACCAAGTCGCGCGACGCTATCGTCGCCGACCTGCCCGGGCTGACCCGCGACCGTCATTACGGTCATGGAAAACTGGGTAAAAAGCCGCATCTGGTGGTCGATACCGGTGGTTTCGAGCCGCTGGTCAAGGAAGGTATCCTGCATGAAATGGCACGCCAGACGGAACAGGCGATTGCCGAAGCCGACGCCATTATCTTCGTGGTTGATGGTCGTTCCGGCCTGACGCCGCACGACAAGGAAATTGCCAACAAGCTGCGCCGGGTCGATTGCCCGGTCATTGTTGCGGTCAACAAGGCCGAGGGCATGAATGCCGGCATGGTCGAGGCGGAGTTCCACGAACTTGGCCTGGGCGAACCCAATGCCATTTCGTCGGCCCACGGCGAAGGGGTGCGTGGTCTGGTCGAGCTGGCGCTCGAGAGCTTCCCTGAACCGGAAGATGACGAATGGCATTCCGATGCCGTGCGCGTGGCCATCGTCGGCCGTCCCAATGTCGGCAAGTCAACGCTGGTCAATACGCTGCTCGGCGAAGAGCGGGTGATTGCGTTTGATGCGCCGGGAACGACACGCGACTCGATCGAAATCGATTTCGAGCGCGGTGGTCGCAAGTACGTGTTGGTCGATACGGCCGGCATGCGTAAGCGCGGCAAGATTTTCGAGTCGATCGAGAAATTCTCGGTGGTGAAGACCCTGCAAGCCATCGAAGGGGCCAATGTGGTCATCCTCATGGTCGATGCCCAGGCTGATGTGTCCGATCAGGACGCGCATATTGCCGACTTCATCGTCCAGTCCGGTCGCGCTCTGGTCGTTGCCGTCAACAAGTGGGATGGCCTCGATGCCTATACCCGCGAACAGACGCGCCAGATCCTGCAGCGCAAGCTGCAGTTCCTGAATTTTGCCAAGTTTCATTTTGTCTCGGCCAAGGACAATATCGGCCTTGAAGCGATGTTCCGCTCGGTTGATACCGCCTATGCTGCAGCCATGGCCAAGATGACCACGCCACGCTTGACCCGCGTACTGATCGATGCGGTGGCCAAGCAGGCGCCGGCCAAGCACGGGCTGTTCCGGCCCAAGCCGCGCTATGCACACCAGGGCGGCTCGAATCCGCCGATCATCGTCATCCACGGCAATGCGGTCGACAAGATTACCGACAGCTACCGGCGTTTTCTCGAACACACCTTCCGCGAAGCGTTCAAATTGCAGGGAACGCCCTTGCGAATTCAGTGTGTCAGCGCGAAAAACCCGTTTGCCGACAAGGACAGTAAATAA
- the bamB gene encoding outer membrane protein assembly factor BamB, with product MSRQLVALLATAGLLLGGCATVSDTIDAINPFSSAGPKMTPLAPFTATAEVRTAWSASIGKAGDYSFTPAVVGDAAFVASRSGSIAKLEGGKVAWKIEAGQPLSAGVGANGRLLVVGTSKGEVLAFSAEDGKALWQAKVSSEVLASPVVGDDGVAVKSGDNRVHLLDLGDGGRKWVYQRATPPLSVRGAGSPVFADRYVFVGYPGGKMVALAIQNGAPVWEGTVALPKGATELDRVADIVAAPVIDGRLICAVAFQGRVACFDMGQGGTMIWSRDLSSVTGLAMDSRYLFVADDKGVVSALDRQSGSSLWKQDKLKNRKLSAPVVQRGLVAVADAEGIVHFLSREDGSFAARQKTDGTPVRAPLKMLGNAVLVQTTGGSVSAVEAQ from the coding sequence ATGTCACGTCAACTTGTTGCCCTTCTCGCCACTGCCGGACTGTTGCTCGGTGGCTGTGCGACGGTGTCGGATACTATCGACGCGATCAATCCGTTTTCCAGTGCCGGGCCGAAAATGACCCCGCTGGCCCCATTTACCGCTACCGCCGAGGTGCGTACGGCATGGTCGGCAAGTATCGGCAAGGCGGGTGACTATAGCTTTACCCCGGCCGTCGTCGGTGATGCCGCCTTTGTCGCCAGTCGTAGTGGCAGCATTGCCAAGCTTGAAGGCGGCAAGGTGGCATGGAAAATCGAAGCCGGCCAGCCTCTCTCCGCCGGCGTCGGTGCCAACGGCCGCCTGCTCGTGGTCGGAACCTCGAAGGGCGAGGTACTGGCTTTCTCGGCTGAGGATGGCAAGGCCCTCTGGCAGGCCAAGGTGTCCAGTGAAGTGCTGGCTTCGCCGGTGGTGGGCGATGACGGCGTTGCCGTGAAGAGCGGTGATAACCGCGTACATCTGCTGGATCTCGGCGATGGTGGACGGAAATGGGTCTATCAGCGGGCCACGCCACCCTTGTCGGTACGCGGCGCCGGTTCGCCGGTCTTTGCCGACCGCTATGTTTTCGTCGGCTATCCGGGTGGCAAAATGGTCGCCCTGGCCATCCAGAACGGTGCGCCGGTCTGGGAGGGAACCGTCGCCTTGCCCAAGGGCGCGACGGAACTTGACCGGGTGGCCGATATCGTCGCTGCCCCCGTGATTGATGGTCGTCTGATCTGCGCCGTCGCCTTCCAGGGGCGGGTCGCCTGCTTCGACATGGGGCAGGGCGGGACCATGATCTGGTCGCGTGACCTGTCGTCGGTGACTGGTCTGGCCATGGATAGTCGCTACCTGTTCGTGGCCGATGACAAGGGGGTTGTCTCGGCGCTGGATCGTCAGTCCGGCAGCAGCCTGTGGAAACAGGACAAACTCAAGAACCGCAAGCTCTCGGCACCGGTCGTGCAGCGTGGTCTGGTGGCGGTGGCCGATGCGGAAGGCATTGTGCACTTCCTTTCACGCGAGGATGGCAGTTTTGCCGCGCGTCAGAAAACCGATGGCACGCCGGTTCGCGCGCCACTTAAGATGCTCGGTAATGCTGTCCTGGTCCAGACCACGGGTGGCAGCGTGAGCGCAGTCGAGGCTCAATGA
- the hflC gene encoding protease modulator HflC: MSPRINFLGAVLATVLVVLAMSIFTVDQRQYAVVFQLGEVKRAISEPGLYFKVPMVQNVRYFEKRIITLDNAEPERFITSEKKNVLVDSYIKWRIVDPQLYYISVGGDESRAKTRLNQTVNAGLREEFGKRTVHDVVSGERDKIMNQMREKADNDARKIGVQIVDVRLKRVELPTEVSEAVYRRMEAERKRVANELRSEGSAEAEKIRADADRQREIIVAEAYRDAQKIKGEGDAKATNTYAQAFGQNPEFYAFYRSLEAYRGSFKSRSDVLVVEPSSDFFKYMKSGGRGADKGK; this comes from the coding sequence ATGAGTCCGCGTATCAATTTCCTCGGGGCAGTTCTCGCCACGGTGCTGGTGGTTCTTGCCATGTCGATCTTTACCGTCGATCAGCGTCAGTACGCCGTGGTTTTCCAGTTGGGTGAGGTCAAGCGGGCGATCAGCGAGCCGGGCCTCTATTTCAAGGTGCCGATGGTCCAGAACGTGCGCTATTTCGAAAAGCGCATCATCACCCTCGACAATGCCGAGCCGGAGCGTTTCATCACCTCCGAGAAGAAGAATGTCCTGGTCGATTCCTACATCAAGTGGCGTATTGTCGATCCGCAGTTGTATTACATCTCGGTCGGTGGTGACGAGTCGCGCGCCAAGACCCGTCTCAATCAGACGGTCAACGCTGGCCTGCGCGAGGAGTTCGGCAAGCGCACGGTGCATGACGTGGTCTCCGGCGAGCGGGACAAGATCATGAACCAGATGCGTGAAAAGGCCGATAACGATGCGCGCAAGATTGGTGTGCAGATCGTTGACGTGCGTCTCAAGCGCGTCGAGTTGCCGACTGAGGTTAGCGAAGCCGTCTATCGCCGCATGGAAGCCGAGCGCAAGCGGGTCGCCAACGAACTGCGTTCGGAAGGTTCGGCCGAGGCCGAGAAGATTCGTGCCGATGCCGATCGTCAGCGCGAAATCATCGTTGCCGAAGCCTACCGCGATGCCCAGAAGATCAAGGGTGAGGGCGATGCCAAGGCGACCAATACCTACGCTCAGGCCTTTGGCCAGAACCCCGAGTTTTACGCGTTTTACCGCAGTCTTGAAGCCTATCGCGGCAGCTTCAAGAGCAGGAGTGATGTGCTGGTTGTCGAACCCAGTTCCGATTTCTTCAAGTACATGAAGAGTGGTGGACGCGGCGCTGACAAAGGCAAATGA
- a CDS encoding DUF2065 domain-containing protein, with product MNSTLLLAFALMLVLEGFMPFIAPAAWRETFRRLIQFSDGQIRFVGLTSMLIGLILLIVFS from the coding sequence ATGAACTCGACTCTGCTGCTGGCCTTCGCGCTGATGCTCGTGCTCGAAGGCTTCATGCCCTTTATTGCCCCGGCGGCCTGGCGTGAAACCTTTCGCCGCCTCATTCAATTTTCGGATGGGCAAATCCGCTTCGTCGGTCTGACCTCGATGCTGATTGGCCTGATCTTACTGATTGTTTTCTCATGA
- the hflX gene encoding GTPase HflX yields the protein MIERPAAGERAVIVQLDFGQPDLEDQLEEVRLLAESAGGVVVAEVFGRRASPDPKTFAGKGKVDEIGDMLAAGQADLVIFNHELSPAQERNLERALKCRVIDRTSLILDIFALRASSAEGKLQVELAQLEHLSTRLVRGWTHLERQRGGIGMRGPGEKQLETDRRLLGNRVKLLKDRLQKLSRQRGVQRKARMRGDVLNVSLVGYTNAGKSTLFNALTHAGVFAADQLFATLDTTSRKLWIAGAGNIVISDTVGFIRDLPHSLVDAFHATLEVATHADLLLHVVDSASHARDEQIEEVNKVLCEIGADDVRQLVAWNKIDLTEAQPGIERDEYGNIARVRVSARTGEGLDLLRESLAEYARAKAEARQKAIADAEFEAQHDYIN from the coding sequence ATGATTGAACGACCCGCCGCCGGTGAACGTGCGGTGATCGTTCAGCTTGATTTTGGTCAGCCCGATCTCGAGGATCAGCTTGAAGAGGTGCGTTTGCTCGCCGAATCGGCTGGTGGCGTGGTCGTGGCCGAAGTCTTTGGTCGGCGCGCCAGCCCCGATCCCAAAACGTTTGCCGGAAAAGGCAAGGTTGATGAAATCGGCGACATGCTGGCAGCCGGCCAGGCCGATCTGGTTATTTTTAACCATGAGCTTTCGCCTGCGCAGGAACGGAATCTCGAACGGGCACTCAAATGCCGGGTGATCGATCGAACCAGCCTGATTCTGGATATTTTTGCCTTGCGTGCCTCAAGTGCGGAGGGCAAGTTGCAGGTTGAACTGGCGCAGCTTGAACACCTGTCAACTCGGCTGGTGCGCGGGTGGACTCACCTTGAGCGGCAGCGCGGTGGTATCGGCATGCGCGGTCCGGGTGAGAAGCAGCTGGAAACAGACCGCCGCCTGCTCGGCAACCGTGTCAAGCTATTGAAGGATCGATTGCAGAAACTGTCACGCCAACGCGGTGTGCAGCGCAAGGCGCGAATGCGCGGCGATGTCCTCAATGTGTCGCTGGTCGGTTATACCAATGCCGGCAAGTCGACCTTGTTCAATGCGCTGACCCACGCCGGTGTTTTTGCGGCCGATCAATTGTTTGCCACGCTGGATACGACATCACGCAAGCTGTGGATCGCCGGTGCCGGCAATATCGTGATTTCGGATACGGTCGGCTTCATTCGTGATCTGCCGCACTCGCTGGTCGATGCGTTTCATGCCACACTCGAGGTGGCGACACATGCCGACTTGTTGTTGCATGTGGTTGATAGTGCCAGTCATGCCCGTGACGAGCAGATTGAGGAAGTGAATAAGGTGCTCTGTGAAATTGGCGCCGATGACGTCAGGCAGCTGGTTGCCTGGAACAAGATAGACCTGACCGAGGCCCAGCCGGGCATCGAGCGGGACGAGTATGGTAATATCGCGCGCGTTCGAGTCAGTGCGCGGACTGGAGAAGGCCTGGATTTGCTGCGTGAATCCCTGGCCGAATATGCCCGAGCCAAGGCTGAAGCCCGTCAGAAGGCGATAGCCGACGCTGAATTTGAAGCACAACACGACTACATCAACTGA
- a CDS encoding ATP phosphoribosyltransferase regulatory subunit, whose amino-acid sequence MNWLLPEYLADALPAEAVRIENLRRTVLDHFRGRGYELVMPPMLEYLESLLTGAGQDLNLRTFKLVDQLTGRTMGVRADITPQAARIDAHLLNHQGVTRLCYCGSVLHTLPATISAGREPVQIGAELYGFAGIEADLDVIRLMAGAFERAKLPLSRIDLGHVGIFQALAEAAGLPQEAEENVLSLLQAKDVPGLEEACVNVPSPYREALQRLPQLYGGAEVLERAAAELPALPAISAALDGLRHLLAGAPELPFSIDLSDLRGYHYHNGVVFAAYCPGYPAAIAMGGRYDGAGKAFGRARPATGFSMDLREVARLAPVGKSNGAILAPHASHDQRLAAHIAALREQGEIVVQLLPGETACEGPVCDRKLALVGEHWIIEAIQED is encoded by the coding sequence ATGAACTGGCTGTTACCTGAATACCTTGCCGATGCGCTGCCGGCTGAAGCGGTGCGCATCGAAAATCTGCGCCGGACGGTCCTTGATCATTTTCGTGGCCGTGGCTACGAACTGGTCATGCCGCCGATGCTCGAATATCTCGAATCCCTGCTGACCGGTGCCGGCCAGGACCTCAATCTGCGCACCTTCAAGCTGGTCGACCAGCTTACCGGCCGGACCATGGGCGTCCGCGCCGACATCACGCCGCAGGCCGCGCGCATCGATGCGCACCTACTCAACCATCAGGGCGTGACTCGTTTGTGCTATTGCGGCAGCGTCCTGCATACGCTGCCGGCAACCATTTCGGCCGGCCGTGAGCCGGTCCAGATCGGGGCCGAACTGTACGGTTTTGCCGGGATCGAGGCCGATCTCGATGTCATTCGCCTGATGGCCGGTGCTTTCGAGCGGGCCAAGCTGCCGCTCAGCCGCATCGACCTCGGTCACGTCGGTATTTTCCAGGCGCTCGCCGAGGCCGCCGGTTTGCCGCAGGAAGCCGAGGAAAATGTCCTCAGCCTTCTCCAGGCCAAGGATGTGCCGGGTCTCGAAGAGGCCTGTGTCAATGTGCCGTCGCCCTATCGCGAAGCCCTGCAACGCCTGCCGCAATTGTACGGCGGCGCCGAAGTGCTCGAACGCGCCGCGGCCGAATTGCCCGCCTTGCCGGCGATTTCCGCCGCGCTCGACGGCCTGCGTCACCTGCTGGCCGGGGCGCCGGAACTGCCGTTCTCGATCGACCTGTCCGACCTGCGCGGTTATCACTATCACAATGGCGTCGTCTTCGCCGCCTACTGCCCGGGCTATCCGGCAGCCATCGCCATGGGCGGTCGCTACGACGGCGCCGGCAAGGCGTTCGGACGGGCCCGTCCGGCCACCGGCTTTTCGATGGACCTGCGCGAAGTAGCCCGTCTGGCGCCGGTTGGCAAGTCGAATGGCGCGATTCTGGCTCCGCATGCCAGCCATGATCAGCGCCTCGCCGCACATATCGCCGCCTTGCGCGAGCAGGGTGAAATTGTCGTTCAGCTGCTGCCGGGTGAAACCGCCTGCGAAGGCCCGGTCTGTGACCGGAAACTGGCGCTGGTTGGCGAACACTGGATTATTGAAGCAATACAAGAGGACTAA